One genomic segment of Mycoplasmopsis agalactiae PG2 includes these proteins:
- the secY gene encoding preprotein translocase subunit SecY, whose protein sequence is MKNSGLKIREFFYKFGKKWNEWWSTKEITKKFLYTAALLAIYLIMTTVKSPFVTFSNINNSIDNDTFLSTLNLIGGGGLRQFSLVALGISPFINASLIMSLLQTKAFPAMQKLSQSGPEGRRKINIITRVLTLFIAFPQSFMLTIALSSGDNPFIRIDPYGLNKNLVTYFLLPFILIGGSLFSLFIAEQITNKGIGNGTSLIIFVGIAFQLPNQFQTAWGVYVSDTESSAIVVGVLKFLTYLFVYLALLFVIIMVYLAERHIPIQQIGAGRSKSVKDMGKLPIKLNPAGVMPIIFASMFVSLPILIARILPNTNTAAIWIRENMDFSKPLGLSLLVIFTFFFTFIMGLQQSRVDRIAEDFTKNSTFIPGIQPGEQTEDYLISVVMRLSTFSAFYLVILVSFQYLMVIALAIPAAMAFGGTGMMILVSVSIETIDQFKARIKSSQLSKQKRISRIVSENIAESKTLSYTGAFDNEAESKPSKGNLPKTEDGLLW, encoded by the coding sequence ATGAAAAATTCTGGGCTAAAAATTCGCGAATTTTTCTATAAATTTGGCAAGAAGTGAAATGAGTGATGAAGTACAAAAGAAATTACTAAAAAGTTTCTTTATACTGCTGCACTTTTAGCTATTTATTTAATTATGACTACAGTCAAATCTCCTTTTGTTACCTTTAGTAATATTAATAATTCAATTGACAATGATACATTTCTTAGTACATTAAACCTTATTGGTGGCGGTGGACTTAGACAATTTTCACTAGTTGCATTAGGAATAAGTCCATTTATTAACGCTTCCTTGATTATGTCATTATTACAAACCAAAGCCTTTCCAGCAATGCAAAAACTGTCCCAATCAGGGCCTGAAGGCAGACGGAAAATTAATATAATCACCAGGGTTTTAACGCTTTTTATTGCTTTTCCACAGTCATTTATGCTTACTATAGCCTTAAGTAGTGGTGACAACCCTTTTATTAGAATTGATCCTTATGGCTTAAATAAAAATTTAGTTACTTACTTTTTGCTTCCTTTTATTTTAATTGGTGGATCATTATTTTCACTATTTATAGCTGAACAAATTACAAACAAAGGAATTGGAAATGGTACTAGTTTAATTATTTTTGTTGGTATAGCATTTCAGTTACCAAATCAGTTTCAAACTGCATGAGGTGTTTATGTAAGTGATACTGAAAGCTCAGCAATTGTTGTAGGTGTTTTAAAATTCTTAACATATTTATTTGTTTATTTAGCACTTTTATTTGTCATCATAATGGTTTATTTAGCAGAAAGACATATCCCAATTCAACAAATAGGAGCTGGTAGAAGCAAAAGTGTAAAAGATATGGGTAAGCTTCCTATAAAGCTAAATCCTGCTGGAGTTATGCCAATTATTTTTGCCTCAATGTTTGTTTCATTGCCGATATTAATTGCCCGTATATTGCCTAATACTAACACAGCAGCTATCTGAATTAGAGAAAATATGGACTTTTCAAAGCCACTTGGTTTAAGCTTATTAGTTATATTTACATTCTTTTTCACCTTTATTATGGGCTTACAACAATCACGTGTTGATAGAATAGCTGAAGACTTTACAAAAAATTCAACCTTTATTCCTGGCATTCAACCTGGCGAGCAAACTGAAGATTATTTAATTAGTGTAGTAATGAGACTTTCAACCTTTAGTGCTTTTTACTTAGTTATCTTAGTTTCATTCCAATATTTAATGGTTATAGCACTAGCTATTCCAGCTGCGATGGCTTTTGGTGGCACAGGTATGATGATTTTAGTATCAGTTTCAATCGAAACAATTGATCAGTTCAAAGCAAGAATTAAATCAAGCCAGCTTTCAAAACAAAAAAGAATATCAAGAATTGTTTCAGAAAACATTGCTGAATCTAAAACACTTAGCTACACTGGTGCTTTTGATAATGAAGCCGAAAGCAAGCCAAGCAAAGGCAATTTACCTAAAACTGAGGATGGTTTATTATGATAG
- a CDS encoding histidine phosphatase family protein: MKKIIVSRHGVKYPFEFESKFKKIFDKDILKWQFDPELSTHLSNKGALLELLFAKFLKKYLNVDSSMNINIVANSTHRTYETARLLALGLVPEKNIKIECSDSSFSKRDPWFELNYPSKSYIDNKRINDFDQKASNLGIYDKFKELFNLDNNCLYVQSQSQIDFVENEWLKPTGRLFFSSSASDVMQSMYYHGFNESEIFKSSDFLKDLKLLLKAKDFVIDLIWNNPTLALESQKTFISCLKVNFIQTMT; this comes from the coding sequence ATGAAAAAAATAATAGTTTCAAGACATGGTGTAAAATATCCTTTTGAATTTGAAAGCAAATTTAAAAAAATTTTTGACAAAGATATTCTTAAATGACAATTTGATCCAGAGCTAAGTACACACTTGAGTAATAAGGGTGCTTTATTAGAATTATTATTCGCTAAGTTTTTAAAAAAATACTTAAACGTTGATAGTAGTATGAATATAAATATAGTAGCTAATTCAACTCATAGAACATACGAAACTGCAAGACTTTTGGCTTTAGGTCTTGTACCTGAGAAAAATATTAAAATTGAGTGCTCTGATTCATCTTTTTCAAAAAGAGATCCTTGATTTGAACTTAATTATCCATCTAAATCATATATAGACAATAAGCGCATTAATGATTTTGACCAAAAAGCAAGTAATCTAGGCATATATGATAAATTTAAAGAGTTATTTAATTTAGATAATAATTGTTTGTATGTGCAAAGTCAAAGTCAAATAGACTTTGTAGAAAATGAGTGACTTAAGCCTACTGGCAGATTGTTTTTCTCATCAAGTGCTTCAGATGTTATGCAGTCTATGTATTATCACGGTTTTAATGAAAGTGAGATTTTTAAGTCATCTGATTTTTTAAAAGACTTAAAACTTCTTTTAAAAGCTAAAGATTTTGTAATCGATTTGATTTGAAATAATCCCACACTTGCTTTAGAAAGTCAAAAAACATTTATAAGCTGCTTAAAAGTCAATTTTATACAAACTATGACTTAA
- a CDS encoding HAD-IIB family hydrolase, with protein MNNLSHNIILNKAQYEQFLNTFRLNIEYLSEFLVSKIHEDKAQNELIFCIQNFDNKEQIFTKVAYLKGSYVYFEIFNLLINDFECFVFDMGGTLLDSKKMLQNENIKKVNELARIGKKIIIATSGSYFNFENYFEKINFNMPLICANGAMIYDNKTLNLTSGLEMLKEEANEIMNKCNELGLAYYIFHDSGMAGINVENSSAYKQNKEATGMKKESRVLNPESNFFDDKKIYKVFVTFESYQADKIKALISFCKKFKKLHTMQTHSNFLDIGIACSKASALNNISNEHKINLAKTAVFGDSDNDLPLFDIAKVSFAHSSARLSVLKSVHYVSSKDNNENWISWLIDNLFV; from the coding sequence ATGAACAATTTAAGCCACAATATTATTTTAAATAAAGCTCAATATGAACAATTTTTAAACACATTTAGACTTAATATTGAATATTTAAGCGAGTTTTTAGTTTCAAAAATTCATGAAGATAAAGCACAAAATGAGTTAATATTTTGCATTCAAAATTTTGATAATAAAGAGCAAATTTTTACCAAAGTAGCCTATTTAAAGGGCTCATATGTTTATTTTGAAATATTTAACTTACTTATAAATGATTTTGAATGCTTTGTTTTTGATATGGGCGGAACACTTTTAGATAGTAAAAAGATGCTGCAAAATGAAAATATTAAAAAAGTTAATGAACTAGCAAGAATAGGCAAAAAAATTATTATAGCTACTAGTGGCTCATACTTTAATTTTGAAAACTACTTTGAAAAAATAAATTTTAATATGCCACTAATTTGTGCTAATGGCGCAATGATTTATGATAATAAAACTTTGAATCTTACATCTGGTTTAGAAATGCTTAAAGAAGAAGCGAATGAAATTATGAATAAGTGCAACGAGCTTGGATTAGCCTATTATATTTTTCATGATTCTGGTATGGCTGGTATAAATGTAGAAAATTCATCGGCATATAAGCAAAATAAAGAAGCTACAGGAATGAAAAAAGAAAGCCGAGTACTCAATCCTGAAAGTAACTTTTTTGATGATAAAAAAATTTATAAAGTTTTTGTAACTTTTGAAAGTTATCAAGCTGACAAAATAAAAGCACTAATTTCATTTTGCAAAAAGTTTAAAAAACTTCATACAATGCAAACTCATAGTAATTTTTTAGACATTGGAATTGCTTGCTCAAAAGCAAGTGCTCTAAACAATATTTCTAATGAACACAAAATTAATTTAGCAAAAACTGCTGTTTTTGGTGATTCAGACAACGATTTACCTTTATTTGATATTGCAAAAGTTAGTTTCGCTCACTCAAGCGCAAGGCTAAGTGTTTTAAAAAGTGTGCATTATGTTTCATCTAAAGATAATAATGAAAACTGAATTAGTTGGTTAATTGATAATTTATTTGTTTAA